A DNA window from Candidatus Cloacimonadota bacterium contains the following coding sequences:
- the metG gene encoding methionine--tRNA ligase: protein MKYLVTSALPYANGKLHIGHVAGAYLPADIFVRWLKLHHEDVIYICGTDEHGTPISISADQEGVSPAEVVKRYHESIRDAFAALEIEFDNFSGTSRPAHYQLSQDFFSALYDKGHVIPRVTRQFYCKHDKRYLPDRYVEGTCPRCQDPGARGDQCDACGQIYETTTLIEPRCKICGNKPEIRETTHWYLQLNDFKEHLERWIATKDYWKENVRNFMLNLLEQGLVERPITRDLSWGVPVPLADAGDKVLYVWFEAPIGYISSTVEWAERIGQPERWKDYWLDPETRLVHFIGKDNIIFHALIWPAVLMGQNQSYCLPYDIPANEFLNLEGQKLSTSHNWAIWADEIAAKFPAEYIRYYLACIAPEKGDSDFSFRDFQQKVNGELNNVLGNLANRVFAFSGKNFEGRIAHPQLSPAAKAVLDEALALFNQIDSGYQDYQVKANTRLVMEIARLGNRFFDERKPWAGIKTDPDAVKETLWTCLTLLRLVSVALFPIMPVSMDRLRDMMGLEPLQEWEQPDLSADYILREAKPLFAKLDDATIEAEIALLHEKAAKAGKPNNAEPIKAQISYEDFDRLDIRVATVLEAAPVPKTNKLLRLKVDLGSEQRELVAGIAEHYKAEDVAGKQVLMLVNLEPHSIRGIVSQGMVLAVNTPDALLLVHPAQACPPGSVVK from the coding sequence ATGAAATATCTGGTGACCAGCGCCCTTCCCTATGCCAACGGCAAACTCCATATCGGCCATGTAGCCGGGGCCTATCTTCCTGCCGACATCTTCGTCCGCTGGCTGAAACTGCATCACGAGGATGTTATCTACATCTGCGGCACAGACGAACACGGCACCCCGATTTCCATCTCCGCCGACCAGGAAGGAGTCAGCCCCGCCGAGGTGGTGAAACGCTATCACGAATCCATCCGGGACGCTTTTGCCGCCCTGGAAATCGAATTCGACAACTTTTCCGGGACCTCACGGCCAGCCCACTACCAGCTTTCACAGGATTTCTTCAGCGCCCTCTATGACAAGGGACACGTCATCCCCAGAGTGACGCGACAATTCTATTGCAAACACGACAAACGCTATCTGCCTGATCGCTATGTGGAAGGCACTTGCCCCCGCTGCCAGGACCCCGGCGCCCGTGGCGACCAATGCGACGCTTGCGGCCAAATCTATGAAACCACCACCCTCATCGAACCCCGTTGCAAAATCTGCGGGAACAAACCGGAAATTCGTGAAACCACCCACTGGTATTTGCAATTGAACGATTTCAAAGAGCATCTGGAACGCTGGATCGCCACAAAGGACTACTGGAAGGAAAACGTCCGCAACTTCATGCTCAACCTGCTGGAACAGGGACTGGTGGAGCGTCCCATCACCCGTGACCTGAGCTGGGGCGTGCCCGTGCCTCTGGCCGATGCCGGCGACAAAGTGCTCTATGTATGGTTTGAGGCCCCCATTGGCTATATCTCCTCCACCGTGGAATGGGCAGAACGCATAGGCCAGCCGGAGCGCTGGAAAGACTACTGGCTGGATCCCGAAACCAGGCTGGTCCACTTCATCGGCAAAGACAACATCATCTTCCACGCCCTCATCTGGCCAGCGGTGCTTATGGGGCAAAACCAAAGCTATTGCCTGCCTTATGACATCCCCGCCAACGAATTTCTGAACCTGGAAGGGCAAAAACTTTCCACCAGCCACAACTGGGCTATCTGGGCTGACGAAATCGCGGCCAAATTCCCCGCTGAATACATACGCTACTATCTGGCCTGCATCGCTCCGGAAAAGGGAGACAGTGACTTCTCCTTCCGCGATTTCCAGCAAAAGGTGAACGGTGAACTCAACAATGTGCTCGGCAACCTGGCCAACCGCGTTTTCGCCTTCTCTGGCAAGAACTTCGAGGGCAGAATCGCCCATCCGCAGCTAAGTCCCGCCGCCAAAGCCGTTCTGGACGAGGCTTTAGCCTTGTTCAACCAAATCGACTCCGGCTACCAGGACTATCAGGTGAAAGCCAACACCCGGCTGGTGATGGAAATCGCCCGCCTGGGCAACCGCTTCTTCGACGAACGCAAGCCCTGGGCCGGGATCAAGACCGATCCCGATGCGGTGAAGGAAACTCTCTGGACCTGCCTCACCCTGCTAAGGCTGGTTTCCGTGGCCCTCTTCCCCATTATGCCTGTCTCAATGGACCGCCTGCGCGATATGATGGGCCTGGAACCTCTGCAAGAATGGGAACAGCCGGATCTCAGCGCTGACTACATCCTGCGGGAAGCCAAGCCCCTCTTTGCCAAGCTGGACGATGCCACGATCGAGGCCGAAATCGCCCTCTTACATGAGAAAGCTGCCAAGGCTGGAAAACCCAATAACGCAGAACCCATCAAGGCCCAGATCTCCTATGAAGATTTCGACCGCCTGGACATCCGTGTGGCCACAGTCCTGGAAGCCGCCCCAGTTCCCAAAACCAACAAGCTGCTGCGCCTGAAGGTTGATCTCGGCAGCGAACAGCGCGAACTGGTGGCTGGAATCGCCGAACATTACAAAGCTGAAGACGTAGCCGGAAAACAAGTGCTGATGCTGGTGAACCTGGAACCCCACAGCATCCGCGGCATCGTTTCGCAGGGGATGGTG